Part of the Pirellulales bacterium genome is shown below.
TGCTAAGGGCTTTTTGCTGGCAATTCGACTAAAAGCCTATCCGAGAACCTTGGCGGCTCTCAAGGCGACGATAGCGAATTGAAAATGGAGCAGGCCCAGATAATTCGCGGCTTTCTTTTCCCAGCGGATCAACAAGCGCCGTGCGCGGTTGAGCCAGGAGTGCGTG
Proteins encoded:
- a CDS encoding IS5/IS1182 family transposase, which translates into the protein THSWLNRARRLLIRWEKKAANYLGLLHFQFAIVALRAAKVLG